A single region of the Gammaproteobacteria bacterium genome encodes:
- a CDS encoding ATP synthase subunit C produces MKSNRVIIVLSVIVGLLATLLMVFLWVGPVFSQETTAHGTAPMDPDIVKWGFLAAALSTALAALGAGYAVAAVGSAAIGALAEKPELFGRVMIFVGLAEGIAIYGLIISILILNRVL; encoded by the coding sequence ATGAAATCAAATAGAGTGATCATCGTGTTAAGCGTCATTGTCGGATTGTTGGCGACGCTGCTGATGGTGTTTCTGTGGGTGGGGCCGGTGTTTTCTCAGGAAACAACTGCACATGGGACGGCGCCCATGGATCCCGACATTGTCAAGTGGGGTTTCCTGGCTGCGGCGCTGTCCACTGCATTGGCGGCACTGGGGGCCGGTTACGCGGTGGCAGCAGTAGGTAGTGCTGCCATAGGTGCATTAGCGGAAAAACCGGAATTGTTTGGCAGAGTAATGATCTTTGTGGGATTGGCGGAAGGGATTGCCATCTATGGGCTCATTATTTCTATTCTGATTTTGAATCGGGTGCTGTAA
- the hypF gene encoding carbamoyltransferase HypF — MTVSEPLCARFTLLNGHVQGVGFRPFVYRLARRYGVNGWVENRMGQVAIHAEASARILKSFHRHLLSDAPYHARANICSSRQVRLERFDSFSIRASRVTQSPDIGIVPDLPLCEDCLGELYNPHDRRYLYPFINCTNCGPRYTLIRDLPYDRCNTTMDAFALCEFCQREYLDPMQRRYHAEPIACPQCGPHIEFAVKDSVFPLVGRRDHALGQCIEAFNQGKTVAVKGVGGYHLMCDARNDRAVQSLRERKPRPDKPLAVMLLPQQLSAHVTVTAVESQCLLGISRPIVLVQKASCSGLSKYIAPGLETVGLMLPYSPLHYLLLQQFGGPLVATSANLSGEPVITENLQVEKLLGSVCDACLHHNRPIQRPADDPVYCVIDKKPRPIRLGRGNTPLELDLPFHLDQVVLAVGGHSKNTIALAWGRRALISPHIGDLSSVRSMEVFQQTITELQRLYHVDAEIVVCDAHPGYASHRWAKNSGLPVQSVYHHHSHAAQLAGEFAAESRWLIFTWDGVGLGEDTALWGGEALLGEPGAWQRVGSIKPFYLPGGDKAARQPWRSAASLCWEAGLTWRNHTDVGLAYEAWQRKLNCPQSSAVGRLFDAAAALLGLVQDASYEAQAPMLLENLARQGRGQALHLPLHHCGGLFQTDWRPLLPLLMDESIAPADRARSFHESLGMSIVAQALAVRRQGGEFAVGLSGGVFQNRLLTELTLRLLREQGFRCYLPEQVPLNDAGLSFGQIVELNGLWLQARRKQYDAAEGGE; from the coding sequence ATGACTGTCTCCGAACCGTTGTGTGCCAGATTCACGCTGCTGAACGGGCATGTGCAGGGGGTGGGTTTTCGGCCTTTTGTCTACCGTTTGGCACGGCGTTACGGTGTTAACGGTTGGGTAGAAAATCGCATGGGGCAGGTTGCCATTCATGCGGAGGCCAGTGCACGTATCTTGAAAAGTTTTCATCGCCATTTACTCAGCGATGCACCATACCATGCACGAGCAAACATTTGCAGCAGCCGGCAGGTACGACTTGAGCGATTTGATTCGTTCAGCATTCGAGCCAGCCGGGTTACCCAGTCCCCGGATATTGGTATTGTACCGGATTTGCCTTTATGTGAAGACTGCTTGGGTGAGCTGTACAATCCTCACGACCGCCGCTATCTCTATCCGTTTATTAACTGTACCAATTGCGGTCCTCGCTATACTCTGATTCGGGATTTGCCCTACGATCGCTGCAATACCACCATGGACGCGTTTGCTTTGTGCGAATTCTGTCAACGGGAATACCTTGATCCCATGCAGCGACGGTATCATGCCGAACCTATTGCCTGTCCTCAATGTGGGCCGCATATCGAGTTCGCGGTTAAGGATTCGGTTTTTCCTCTTGTAGGCCGCCGGGATCATGCATTGGGTCAGTGCATAGAGGCCTTTAACCAAGGGAAAACGGTTGCGGTTAAGGGAGTAGGTGGTTACCACCTCATGTGTGATGCCCGTAATGATCGTGCGGTGCAATCATTGCGAGAGCGCAAACCCAGACCGGACAAACCCTTGGCTGTGATGCTGCTACCGCAGCAGCTTTCGGCTCACGTTACGGTAACTGCGGTAGAGAGTCAGTGTTTACTGGGAATCTCCCGACCTATTGTGCTGGTACAAAAAGCGTCATGCAGTGGGCTTTCCAAATATATTGCTCCCGGCTTGGAAACGGTGGGGCTTATGTTGCCCTACAGTCCCCTGCATTACTTGCTGTTGCAGCAGTTTGGCGGCCCTTTGGTGGCTACATCGGCCAATCTTAGTGGTGAGCCTGTTATTACTGAAAATCTCCAGGTGGAAAAGTTGTTGGGCAGTGTCTGCGATGCCTGTTTGCATCACAATCGCCCTATTCAAAGACCGGCGGATGATCCGGTGTATTGCGTGATTGATAAAAAACCCAGACCGATTCGTCTGGGGCGAGGTAACACACCACTGGAATTGGATCTTCCTTTTCATCTGGATCAGGTGGTGTTAGCTGTGGGAGGACACAGTAAAAACACTATTGCTTTGGCATGGGGACGGCGGGCACTCATTTCTCCGCACATCGGTGATTTGAGTTCAGTTCGAAGTATGGAGGTGTTTCAACAAACCATAACCGAGCTGCAACGTCTATATCACGTTGATGCGGAGATAGTCGTGTGTGACGCACACCCGGGCTATGCCAGTCACCGATGGGCGAAAAACAGCGGATTGCCGGTTCAATCCGTGTATCACCACCACTCCCATGCAGCTCAATTGGCCGGCGAGTTTGCAGCGGAATCGCGTTGGTTGATTTTTACCTGGGATGGTGTCGGCTTGGGAGAAGACACCGCCTTATGGGGTGGGGAAGCTTTGTTAGGCGAGCCGGGTGCGTGGCAGCGCGTAGGTTCAATTAAACCTTTTTATCTGCCCGGAGGTGACAAAGCGGCACGGCAACCCTGGCGTAGTGCCGCATCGCTGTGTTGGGAAGCCGGGTTAACGTGGCGTAATCACACGGACGTGGGGTTAGCTTATGAAGCCTGGCAACGAAAGCTTAACTGTCCTCAGAGCAGCGCGGTGGGACGATTGTTTGATGCGGCTGCCGCCTTGCTGGGATTGGTGCAAGATGCGAGCTATGAAGCACAAGCACCTATGCTGCTGGAAAACCTGGCGCGACAAGGCCGGGGGCAGGCGCTACACCTGCCGTTGCATCATTGCGGCGGTCTATTCCAGACGGATTGGCGCCCCTTATTACCTCTATTGATGGATGAGTCCATCGCTCCGGCGGACCGGGCGCGCAGTTTTCATGAATCCCTGGGGATGTCGATCGTGGCGCAAGCCTTAGCGGTGCGTCGCCAGGGAGGTGAGTTTGCAGTGGGTTTAAGCGGTGGTGTGTTTCAGAATCGTTTGTTAACTGAACTGACTTTGCGCTTGTTACGGGAGCAGGGTTTCCGTTGTTATCTGCCGGAGCAGGTGCCGTTGAATGATGCCGGATTGAGCTTTGGTCAAATTGTGGAACTCAATGGATTATGGCTACAGGCAAGGCGTAAGCAGTACGATGCTGCAGAGGGGGGAGAATGA
- a CDS encoding diguanylate cyclase gives MSFLQGSILTILNTKETNNIKQIISNMAGARDLNVIVVVDAADNIIASSDYRIVGESWNTTDLQINHDLLKAARDYQSIELENSSQREFLNGYAGLCVSTIGLRPTNCGFIFYSKNLDYHNKLAIHSLRNSINKVYIILFSGCGLLMLLIHILVTFRIGRLVKLIHNFSQGNRHQRIHCWGQDEIRTLGDQINALFDNICDNEKEILEREKHLESMSNSVTYPILETDKHGIIRNANQAAEQLFNTAQLQLIGKPIGKFIILKYENIAQLWDALQSENDRQFNTMATREDGSQFSAKISLQPIYQQDIYIFAVDESSPTNRRKTSNVVAGTNMSRQIKLIDQQLKSSATKDALTTLNNRRVFDKTLERELQQALRSKTPLSLVIVEIDFFDRYNALYGHESGDRCLQQIAETLNLCYRRSNDTVARFGGKTFAAILPDTDQGATKQLAETTLEVIRELDIPYLDSEISTSVTISIGTATHDGSNPAGSADILRQKAEQALTKAKSDGHNRYAA, from the coding sequence TTGAGTTTCTTGCAAGGAAGCATTCTAACCATTTTAAATACAAAGGAAACCAACAACATTAAACAAATCATCAGCAATATGGCCGGTGCCAGAGACTTGAATGTAATTGTGGTTGTAGACGCTGCAGACAACATCATTGCCTCAAGTGATTACCGCATCGTCGGGGAAAGTTGGAATACCACGGATTTACAAATCAACCATGACCTTCTGAAAGCTGCTCGGGACTATCAATCCATCGAACTGGAGAACAGCTCTCAACGAGAATTTCTAAACGGTTATGCCGGTTTGTGCGTAAGCACAATCGGCTTACGCCCCACAAACTGTGGTTTTATCTTTTACAGCAAAAACCTTGATTACCACAACAAACTCGCAATTCACAGTCTTCGCAATAGCATTAATAAAGTCTACATTATCCTTTTTTCAGGCTGCGGCTTACTGATGCTGCTCATACATATACTGGTCACTTTTCGTATAGGCCGACTGGTTAAGCTGATTCACAATTTTTCTCAAGGCAACCGCCATCAACGCATCCACTGTTGGGGGCAGGATGAGATCAGAACTCTGGGTGACCAAATCAACGCTCTTTTTGACAATATTTGCGACAACGAAAAAGAAATTCTGGAGCGAGAAAAACATCTGGAATCCATGTCTAACTCTGTCACATACCCAATCCTGGAGACCGACAAACACGGCATCATACGTAACGCCAACCAGGCGGCGGAACAACTCTTTAACACCGCTCAATTACAACTGATTGGAAAACCCATTGGCAAATTCATTATTCTGAAATATGAAAATATTGCACAGTTATGGGATGCGCTTCAATCAGAAAACGATAGGCAATTTAACACTATGGCAACCCGAGAAGACGGATCACAATTTTCAGCAAAGATCTCTCTCCAGCCCATTTATCAACAAGACATCTATATTTTTGCTGTAGACGAATCCTCGCCAACGAACCGGCGCAAAACCTCAAATGTGGTTGCCGGCACCAACATGAGCCGCCAGATCAAGTTAATCGACCAACAATTGAAGTCATCCGCAACAAAAGACGCGCTGACCACGCTGAACAACCGTCGTGTATTTGATAAAACCCTGGAAAGAGAATTGCAACAAGCGTTGCGTTCAAAAACCCCCCTATCCTTGGTTATTGTGGAAATCGACTTCTTTGACCGATACAATGCTTTATATGGACATGAATCCGGGGACCGCTGTTTACAACAAATCGCCGAAACACTGAATCTATGCTACAGAAGATCAAATGATACGGTAGCTCGATTTGGAGGGAAAACCTTTGCGGCCATACTACCGGACACAGACCAAGGTGCCACAAAACAACTAGCCGAAACCACATTGGAAGTCATCAGAGAATTGGATATCCCCTACCTGGATTCCGAAATCAGTACCAGCGTCACCATCAGCATCGGCACAGCCACCCATGATGGCTCCAACCCAGCCGGCAGCGCTGATATCCTAAGACAAAAGGCTGAGCAAGCACTTACCAAAGCCAAATCAGACGGTCACAACCGTTACGCCGCATAA
- a CDS encoding V-type ATP synthase subunit F encodes MPAPVYIGDEISAAGFRLAGVRIRTPKSEDVAQTLAWACDNASLVMLSETMAMQLTEAELQGYLSRLYPPVVMLPEIRSLQSGFDLLSQLRSRLGVLE; translated from the coding sequence ATGCCGGCTCCGGTATATATAGGCGATGAAATCAGTGCAGCGGGTTTCCGTTTAGCAGGGGTACGGATTCGCACGCCAAAAAGTGAGGACGTGGCTCAAACCCTGGCATGGGCCTGCGACAACGCATCCCTGGTGATGTTAAGTGAAACCATGGCGATGCAGCTGACGGAGGCAGAACTACAGGGCTATCTTAGCAGACTTTATCCGCCGGTTGTAATGTTGCCCGAAATTCGTTCTTTGCAAAGTGGGTTCGACTTGTTATCTCAGCTCAGAAGTCGTTTAGGAGTATTGGAATGA
- the hypB gene encoding hydrogenase nickel incorporation protein HypB has product MCDTCGCNVSEANRHLLEPDGKLSGFGSEKKAVDILEALLSENNHQAQHNRQHLQAHGILALNLMSSPGSGKTALLEATIDALKPHYRMAVIEGDLETENDARRIRAKGIPAVQIVTGSTCHLDAHMVHHALHQLPLEDLDIIFIENVGNLVCPAGFDLGHHRNVSLLSVTEGDDKPEKYPLMFRGSDAVIFSKTDLLQWLDDFDPDRAEQGLRGLANPAPVFHVSAKIGTGMEQWLRWLDRTLLDYRQSVNQKSGFLPRVYQHSHVAAHASEHEKRRVEVVDTG; this is encoded by the coding sequence ATGTGTGATACCTGCGGATGTAATGTAAGTGAAGCCAATCGTCATTTACTTGAGCCTGACGGTAAACTGTCCGGGTTTGGAAGTGAAAAAAAGGCGGTGGACATCCTGGAGGCTTTGCTGTCAGAGAATAACCATCAAGCACAACATAATCGGCAGCATTTACAGGCACATGGCATTTTGGCGCTAAATCTGATGTCTTCGCCCGGCTCGGGGAAGACCGCATTACTTGAGGCTACCATTGATGCTTTGAAACCGCATTACCGCATGGCTGTGATAGAAGGTGACCTGGAAACCGAAAATGATGCCCGCCGCATTCGAGCCAAAGGCATCCCGGCGGTACAGATTGTAACGGGCAGCACCTGTCATTTAGATGCCCATATGGTACATCATGCATTGCACCAATTACCGTTAGAAGATTTGGATATCATTTTTATTGAAAATGTCGGAAATCTGGTATGTCCTGCCGGGTTTGATCTGGGGCATCATCGAAACGTGAGCCTTCTCAGTGTTACAGAGGGCGATGATAAGCCGGAAAAATATCCGCTGATGTTCCGCGGTAGTGATGCAGTGATCTTCAGTAAGACAGATTTATTGCAGTGGTTGGACGATTTCGATCCTGATCGGGCCGAACAAGGCTTACGCGGTTTGGCCAATCCTGCACCGGTTTTCCACGTTTCCGCAAAAATCGGAACCGGCATGGAGCAATGGTTGCGTTGGTTGGACAGAACTTTATTGGACTATCGTCAGTCTGTGAACCAAAAAAGCGGTTTTTTACCGAGAGTATATCAACACTCTCATGTTGCTGCTCACGCTTCGGAGCATGAGAAACGCCGTGTTGAGGTGGTAGATACCGGGTGA
- the hypD gene encoding hydrogenase formation protein HypD, whose amino-acid sequence MTNASLWLERIRQLQLPQTLRIMNVCGGHERAITMAGLRSVLPKTIQLIPGPGCPVCICPEEDIYDAIQLALHQEIILLAFGDMLRVPVNVPKGQCRSLEQAKAAGARIQPIASPMEALSVASHNPGMEVVFFAAGFETTMAPVAAMLCAGAPDNLTVLLSGRLTWPAVSMLLQSGRSGFDALIAPGHVATVMGAQEWDFVSRQYGIASAVAGFSPESLLAGFYSCLRQIQAGRPMLDNCYAEVVSAHGNVKAQHILYQVMAVKDANWRGVGTISRSGFCLQKAYEHFDARIRFRNYLQRLYADDDCGMRRRAGQMPPGCDCARVVLGQIAPNQCRLYAKACRPGSPVGPCMVSDEGACRIWWSGGVRETAPTDLPEVSA is encoded by the coding sequence ATGACTAATGCGTCGCTTTGGTTGGAACGAATAAGGCAACTTCAATTGCCTCAGACCCTACGTATCATGAATGTGTGTGGGGGGCATGAGCGGGCCATTACCATGGCGGGCTTGCGGTCTGTACTGCCGAAAACAATACAGCTGATACCGGGGCCGGGGTGTCCTGTCTGTATTTGTCCGGAAGAAGATATTTATGATGCGATTCAACTGGCTTTGCATCAGGAAATAATTTTATTGGCGTTTGGTGACATGTTACGTGTACCAGTCAACGTACCCAAAGGTCAGTGTCGATCCTTGGAACAAGCCAAAGCCGCCGGGGCCAGGATCCAACCCATTGCTTCTCCCATGGAAGCCTTGAGCGTTGCAAGTCACAATCCGGGTATGGAAGTGGTGTTTTTCGCAGCCGGTTTTGAAACCACCATGGCTCCGGTGGCCGCTATGTTGTGTGCCGGTGCGCCGGATAATTTAACGGTACTATTATCCGGCCGTCTCACCTGGCCCGCCGTGTCAATGTTGTTACAATCGGGAAGGTCGGGATTCGACGCATTAATTGCCCCCGGACATGTCGCAACAGTGATGGGAGCCCAGGAATGGGATTTTGTTTCGCGCCAGTACGGTATTGCCAGTGCGGTTGCCGGTTTTTCTCCGGAAAGTTTATTGGCCGGTTTTTACAGCTGCTTGCGTCAGATCCAAGCAGGGCGACCCATGCTGGACAACTGTTATGCAGAGGTGGTGAGTGCGCATGGCAATGTCAAAGCGCAACATATTTTGTATCAGGTGATGGCGGTTAAGGATGCCAATTGGCGCGGTGTAGGAACTATTTCCCGTTCCGGGTTTTGTCTGCAAAAAGCCTATGAGCACTTCGACGCCAGAATTCGTTTCCGCAACTATTTGCAGCGTCTATACGCCGACGACGACTGTGGTATGCGCCGCCGCGCCGGGCAAATGCCTCCGGGTTGCGATTGTGCTCGAGTGGTGCTGGGTCAAATTGCCCCCAACCAATGCCGCTTGTACGCAAAGGCCTGCCGTCCCGGTAGCCCGGTAGGCCCGTGTATGGTATCCGACGAAGGCGCCTGTCGTATCTGGTGGAGCGGTGGTGTGAGAGAAACAGCTCCGACGGATTTGCCGGAGGTATCTGCATGA
- a CDS encoding DUF4403 family protein: MKKIFILLLLLCIPVFLGLFYGLQLDQALTQAPPRQADRHDLKPVTSFVSIPYSIDLLELQQKLDESIANPIDTINKECKLIKSKYVKANAQCIGEITKRGPITVVGHENGITASLPIAFRLTARTRGRIKMQETATGAMTVNATITPGMLENWEPNTTLSANFHWDKKPQIKVFGMSITFAGLLEPKLRENLNKAVERFNQRLKEKLALRDKAQKTWDKLSTAKNIRKDPEVWLTTQLEKVYFEPFKINSTTLSGSIGMKAKILTVFGEPPPISTAALPKLNLSRYADGFALRVPLVLKFDALRDFLKEKVAGKTVPLTGKDGELTLYIKDVDIYPSGDNIAMAVFFKAAAQNQLLSTSGSFHITGKPVFEETTVKGKPKVTIGLVNVQFGRQVDSTVLDVGTWVLQDTVREYLAKSFIIDVTDKFLNVRRKAEAQLNQRMDKGQIKGQLNKATLENILIYEKWLMINTVVSGKFGVELDV, translated from the coding sequence TTGAAAAAAATATTCATTCTTTTATTGTTACTGTGCATACCTGTGTTTTTGGGACTATTTTACGGCTTGCAACTGGACCAGGCATTAACACAAGCTCCGCCAAGACAAGCCGACCGACATGATTTAAAACCAGTAACATCCTTCGTCAGCATTCCATACAGCATTGATCTTTTGGAATTGCAACAAAAACTGGACGAATCGATCGCCAACCCCATAGATACTATCAATAAAGAATGCAAACTCATAAAAAGCAAGTACGTTAAGGCGAATGCTCAATGCATTGGCGAGATTACCAAGCGCGGCCCCATCACCGTAGTAGGACATGAAAATGGAATAACTGCCAGTTTACCTATCGCCTTTCGTCTTACCGCCAGGACGCGCGGCCGTATCAAAATGCAAGAAACCGCTACAGGCGCGATGACCGTTAACGCTACTATTACCCCCGGTATGTTGGAAAACTGGGAACCCAACACCACATTGTCAGCCAACTTCCATTGGGACAAAAAACCACAGATAAAAGTATTCGGTATGAGTATTACCTTCGCCGGTCTGTTAGAACCTAAACTACGGGAAAATCTCAACAAAGCCGTAGAGCGATTCAATCAGCGTTTGAAAGAAAAACTGGCACTGCGTGACAAAGCACAAAAGACCTGGGACAAACTTTCTACCGCAAAAAACATACGCAAAGACCCTGAAGTCTGGCTGACGACTCAGTTAGAAAAAGTGTATTTTGAACCTTTTAAAATTAACAGCACCACACTCTCCGGCAGCATCGGTATGAAAGCGAAAATCCTAACCGTTTTTGGAGAACCCCCGCCGATCAGCACCGCAGCGTTGCCCAAGCTGAATTTAAGCCGCTATGCCGACGGCTTTGCCTTACGAGTGCCCTTGGTCTTAAAATTCGATGCACTGCGGGATTTTCTAAAAGAAAAAGTCGCCGGTAAAACCGTACCGCTGACTGGTAAAGACGGGGAACTGACGCTGTATATCAAAGACGTGGACATCTACCCATCCGGCGATAACATCGCCATGGCCGTCTTCTTTAAAGCGGCTGCGCAAAACCAACTGCTGTCAACAAGCGGCAGTTTTCATATCACCGGAAAACCCGTTTTCGAAGAAACCACCGTCAAAGGCAAGCCCAAAGTGACCATTGGACTGGTCAATGTGCAGTTTGGCCGTCAAGTGGACAGCACTGTTCTTGATGTAGGCACCTGGGTACTACAAGACACCGTACGTGAGTACCTGGCAAAGTCCTTTATCATCGATGTGACCGATAAATTTCTAAACGTCCGCCGCAAGGCTGAAGCACAACTGAATCAACGCATGGATAAGGGTCAAATCAAAGGTCAGTTGAACAAAGCCACATTGGAGAATATCTTGATCTATGAAAAGTGGCTGATGATTAACACCGTGGTATCCGGGAAGTTTGGGGTGGAATTGGATGTTTAA
- a CDS encoding hydrogenase maturation nickel metallochaperone HypA, whose amino-acid sequence MHELSICQSLLSQVNNIARQHHAIQVDTIHLRVGPLSGVVPELLQTAFTVAKTDSLVKNAVLLIQSSPIQVRCRRCHVATEASINRLVCGVCGDWHTTLLSGDELQLERIEMEIPS is encoded by the coding sequence ATGCATGAGTTGTCTATCTGCCAAAGCTTGTTATCTCAGGTAAATAATATCGCCCGACAACATCATGCGATACAAGTTGACACCATTCATCTGCGAGTGGGTCCTTTGAGCGGGGTGGTACCGGAACTTTTGCAGACAGCTTTCACAGTTGCAAAAACGGATTCGCTCGTTAAGAACGCGGTTTTATTGATCCAATCCAGTCCCATACAAGTTCGATGCCGCCGTTGTCATGTTGCCACAGAAGCAAGTATCAATCGTCTCGTTTGCGGCGTATGCGGAGACTGGCACACCACCTTATTGAGTGGTGATGAACTGCAATTGGAACGAATTGAAATGGAAATACCATCCTAA
- a CDS encoding ABC transporter substrate-binding protein: MPKRLVFTLCLLIVFSSCAEKAPDAPIRLGTNVWPGYAPLYLASELNGWPEKNIQLIEYPSASEVLRAFRNKTLEAASLTMDEVLLLREVNIPAKVILIHDISEGADVILAKPEIKSVTDLKNKRVGVEAGALGAVMITRALETHKMWLGDIQVVNIPVNQHADAFMSGKIDAVVTFEPVRTQLLKQDAKEIFTSKMIPGEIVDVLVVHQNIISDQPEKLHTIVNDWFAALGYMKLDQQDAHRRLSKRLAIKPGEVSASYEGLTLPDAVVNRQFLNKNSGNLSTTAKHLHDVMLDHKLLRWEIPLESLYTDRFIP; the protein is encoded by the coding sequence ATGCCGAAGCGGTTAGTATTTACCCTGTGTTTGTTAATTGTGTTCTCGTCCTGCGCGGAAAAAGCCCCTGATGCCCCAATACGTTTGGGCACCAATGTCTGGCCCGGTTACGCTCCCCTGTACCTTGCCTCGGAGTTGAATGGCTGGCCGGAAAAAAACATACAGTTAATCGAATACCCGTCTGCCAGCGAAGTACTACGCGCGTTTCGCAACAAAACCCTGGAAGCCGCCTCTCTCACCATGGACGAGGTTCTGTTATTGCGGGAAGTGAACATCCCCGCCAAAGTCATTTTAATCCACGACATCTCCGAGGGTGCCGACGTCATCTTGGCCAAGCCGGAAATAAAGAGCGTCACAGACTTGAAGAATAAACGTGTAGGGGTCGAAGCCGGAGCATTGGGTGCCGTAATGATTACCCGAGCATTGGAAACCCACAAGATGTGGCTGGGTGATATACAGGTTGTGAATATCCCGGTTAATCAACACGCTGATGCTTTCATGTCCGGTAAGATCGACGCTGTGGTTACCTTTGAACCGGTTCGAACCCAACTACTGAAACAAGACGCCAAAGAAATTTTCACCAGCAAAATGATTCCCGGCGAAATAGTCGATGTGCTGGTGGTGCATCAAAATATTATTAGCGATCAACCGGAAAAACTACATACTATTGTCAACGATTGGTTTGCTGCCCTAGGGTACATGAAACTGGACCAACAAGATGCACACCGCCGCCTGTCGAAGCGATTGGCAATTAAACCGGGGGAAGTCAGCGCCAGTTATGAAGGACTCACTCTACCGGATGCGGTAGTCAATCGTCAGTTCTTAAACAAGAATAGCGGTAATCTCAGCACCACAGCCAAACATCTGCACGATGTGATGCTGGACCACAAACTTCTGAGATGGGAAATACCACTGGAATCTTTGTATACCGACAGGTTTATACCCTGA
- a CDS encoding HypC/HybG/HupF family hydrogenase formation chaperone — translation MCLGIPMRIVNMEGYDAYCEAKGVGRHVNLFLMQDIALGVGDYVLVHVGYAIQKVSPDHARSAWELYDEILAVTSESGHA, via the coding sequence ATGTGTTTAGGTATTCCGATGCGGATTGTCAATATGGAAGGATACGACGCCTATTGCGAAGCGAAAGGCGTGGGTCGTCATGTCAATCTGTTTTTAATGCAGGATATTGCATTAGGGGTGGGGGATTATGTGCTGGTACATGTCGGCTACGCCATTCAAAAGGTCAGCCCGGATCATGCCCGTTCTGCCTGGGAGTTATATGATGAGATCCTGGCAGTGACCTCGGAGTCAGGGCATGCATGA
- the hypE gene encoding hydrogenase expression/formation protein HypE yields the protein MTRISLAHGNGGRHMRQLIEEVFAAVLHNPVLATDADAVGLPDIQGSVMMTVDGFTVQPLEFPGGDIGTLAVYGTVNDLAVAGARPKYLSLSVIIEEGLELVLLQRVLQSMAQAAVQSGVMIACGDTKVVPRGQAGGLYLSTAGIGTRIPGSCLGMNNIRDGDSILVSGPVGDHGTAIMLAREQFGLSGDVRSDCANVLPLCETLISLPGLRFMRDPTRGGLATVLHEIQKGTGLGMQLQQSAIPVHESVSAVCEILGYDPLYLACEGRVVAVVAATSAATALNLWRELPQGESAQIIGTIDSNSHHVRLITTLGGERFLEELEDDPLPRIC from the coding sequence ATGACCCGTATCAGTCTGGCGCACGGAAATGGTGGTCGGCATATGCGGCAACTTATTGAGGAGGTGTTTGCTGCGGTGTTGCATAACCCGGTGTTAGCCACGGACGCAGATGCGGTTGGCCTGCCGGATATTCAGGGTAGCGTGATGATGACTGTTGATGGGTTTACAGTACAGCCCTTGGAATTCCCCGGGGGTGATATTGGAACCCTGGCGGTATACGGAACGGTAAATGATTTGGCAGTGGCCGGTGCCAGACCAAAGTATTTGAGTTTGTCCGTTATTATTGAAGAGGGACTGGAACTGGTGTTGTTACAGCGTGTGTTGCAATCCATGGCTCAAGCGGCGGTGCAAAGCGGTGTGATGATTGCGTGTGGCGATACCAAGGTGGTGCCTCGTGGGCAGGCAGGAGGTTTGTATTTAAGCACGGCGGGTATAGGTACGCGCATTCCGGGTTCGTGCCTGGGAATGAACAATATACGTGACGGGGACAGCATATTGGTCAGTGGTCCGGTAGGCGATCATGGTACCGCCATAATGTTGGCGCGAGAACAGTTTGGTTTGAGCGGTGATGTACGCTCCGATTGTGCCAATGTACTGCCGCTGTGCGAAACACTGATTTCGTTACCCGGATTACGTTTCATGCGAGATCCTACACGAGGTGGTTTGGCTACGGTGCTGCATGAAATCCAGAAAGGCACCGGCTTGGGGATGCAGCTTCAGCAATCAGCCATACCCGTCCATGAGTCGGTTAGCGCGGTTTGCGAAATTTTAGGATACGACCCCTTGTACCTTGCCTGCGAAGGTCGTGTCGTGGCGGTTGTTGCAGCGACAAGCGCGGCTACGGCGCTAAACTTGTGGCGTGAGTTACCTCAGGGCGAATCCGCGCAAATTATTGGGACCATAGACTCGAATTCTCATCATGTCAGATTAATCACCACTTTAGGGGGTGAGCGGTTTCTCGAAGAACTGGAGGATGATCCTTTGCCGAGGATATGTTGA